TTTTCTTTATTATAAAAAATAGTCAAATAAAAAATTTTATTTTTATTGTTAAAAAAAGGAATCGGTATAGCTTTTTGTATAATAGCATATTCATATACTTTATCTTTTTTTACAGATTTTATCGAATTTTGTTTAATATTCTCATCTAAATTATTTATTATTCTAAAGAAAGTAGGATAACTTATCATACTATTGTAGGAACTGAGAGTTTTTTTAGCTTTTTCATATAACTTAGTTACTGGCAGTGCATGATACTCTTTATATAAAGTCTTTAAATGTTCCATTACATCTTCGTTTACCTTTTTAAAAGTATTTTTATCTACTCGAGTTTTTTTTACTAGACCTTTTTCTCCTGAATCTTTATATTGACTTACCCATCTTTTTAAAGTGGCATAAGAGATTTGAGTCTCTTTTTCTATCTCTCTTAATTTTTTCTCCTTCTTAAAAAAGGGTTCAAGTATCTTATATTTTTTGTTTTTTTTATCTGTTTCCATAGATATTTTTACTCCCTTTTAAAATCTTTTGTTAAATTATAACACAAATAATGCGTAAAAAAAAGGCTCATTTATTTTGATAATTTTCTTGACTTTTTTCAAAATAAAATGTATTCTTTTAGTGAATTAAATATTCTTTATTATCAATCTTATGGAGGAGTTTTATGAAAATATTTGCTGAAGTTCAAAAAATCGGTAAAGCTTTGATGACACCGGTTGCGATTTTACCAGCTGCTGGTATATTCCTTGCTGCTGGAAATAAGTTAGGTATACCTTTAATGGAACAAGCTGGAGGAATAATATTTGGTAATTTACCACTTTTATTTGCCGTTGGAGCTGCTATTGGTTTAGTTGGTGGAGACGGTATTGCTGCTCTTGCTGCTATTGTTGCACTTTTAATTATGAATACTACTATGGGAACACTTACAGATGCTGCTAACGGTATTGCTGCTGGAAATCCTGCTTTCGCAGAGGTTTTAGGAATACCTACTCTTCAAACTGGAGTTTTCGGAGGACTTATTGCAGGTATTATCGCTGCTATTTGTTACAAGAAATTCTATAAAACAGAGTTACCAGCTTTCTTAGGTTTCTTTGCAGGAAAAAGATTAGTTCCTATTATGACTGCGGTTCTTGCTTTCTTAGTTGGTTTAGCTATGCCATACATTTGGCAACCTGTTCAAGCAGGACTTGCTCAATTATCTTATTTAGCTAACGAAACAAACACTAATATTTCTACATTATTATTTGGAATTACAGAAAGAGCTTTAATCCCATTTGGATTACACCATATTTTCTATGCTCCTTTCTGGTATCAATTCGGAGAGTATACAAATAATGCTGGACAAATAGTTAACGGAGACCAAGCTATTTGGTTTGCAATGTTAAAAGATGGAGTTCATTCATTCTCATCAGCTACTTACTCTGGAGCTGGTAAATTCTTAACTGGTAAATTCCCATTCATGATGTTTGGATTACCTGCTGCTGCTCTTGCAATGTATCATGAAGCAAGAACTGAAAATAAAAAAATGGCTGCTGGAATTTTATTCTCTGCTGCTCTTACTTCTTTCTTAACAGGAATAACTGAGCCTTTAGAGTTCTCTTTCTTATTCGTTGCTCCTATACTATATGGAATTCACTGTATTTTCGCTGGATTATCATTTATGTTAATGAATATGTTTGGTGTTAGAATTGGTATGACATTCTCTGGTGGAGTTATTGACTACATTATGTTTGGTGTTCTTCCTGGAACTGAAGGGTTTGAAACTAACTGGCCAATGGTTATTGTTGTAGGTTTAGGATTCTCTGTAGTTTACTACTTTGGATTCAGATTCTTTATCAGAAAATTCAACTTAGCTACTCCTGGAAGAGAAGTTGGAGCTGAAGTTGATGATCAACCTAAAGCTGAAGGTAGTGAATTAGCTACTCTAGTTCTTGCTGCTTTAGGAGGAAAAGAAAACGTTATCTCTGTTGATGCTTGTATCACTAGATTAAGACTTGAAGTTAAAGATACTGCTCTTGTAAATGATGCAGAATTAAAAAGACTTGGAGCTTCTGGGGTTTTAAAAGTTGGACAAAATGGAGTTCAAGCTATATTTGGTGCTAAAGCTCAATTTATAGCAAATGACATAAAAGGTTTATAATATTTATTATCAAAAAAAAATGAGTGGAGAGTTAATTCTCTTCACTCATTTTTTTTATATTCATTACCTTACTAAAATAATTATCAATTTCATCTTGAATATTTTCACTATAATTTTCAAGTTGTTTTTTTACAAGATTTTCAATATATCTTATTTCATCTTGAATAGTTGGATAATATAGTGGAGATTCTTTTAAAGGAGTTGAATAAAACTCTAAATTCTTTCCTTTTTTCTTTCCTATATAATTAAACCACGAAAAGAAAATTTTAGAATTTAAATAACCTAAAATATAGTATAAATTAACTTCTTCTGTTTTCGCAGTTAAATAATATATATCTGCACTTCCATAGAACTCTTTTTCTGTATAAGCGAAGTTATTAGTTTTACATCTTTGCCTAACTATAATTTTAGGTTTTAAAAAAATATCTTCATCTCTAGCCCATTGTAACTCCCACCAATTTATCCTATTATTTATAACCTCTCTTCGCATAGATAGTTTACTCTTATAATCCAATAAATAATTTGTAACTACATCATCTAATTTAGACTTGCCATTTAAATACATAATCCAAAATGGTGGTTTTTTTGATATTTCATATTTACCTATATCTCTATTTTTATAAAATGGTTTTAAATATTTTTTGAACTCCTCTTTGTATTCATCAAAAACAAAAACTTTATCAGCTCCACTCACTATTCCCTGATTAATATTTACAAGATCTCCTAAAACAACATTACTTTTCTCTCTAATTTTCTTTATATTTTCTTTCCAAAAAGGGGGAATTAATGCAATTTTACTGTGTTCCTCTGTAAAAATATTTTCTTGTTCAATAGAATACTCGATACCATCATCATTTACAGATATCTCTAAGTTTTCTCTATTTTTCTGCCAATAAAAAATTATATTGTGTTGCCCAATAGCATCTTTAAATATTGAATAACTATAGTTTTCCAATCTAAAGAAACTACCTTCAAACTTCATTTTTTCTCTTATCCCTTCTGCACTATCAGCTTTTAGCCAATAATTGGTAGTTAAATATACTAAAATACCACTATCTTTTAATATATCAATACCTTTATCTATAAAAAAATAGAAATAATCCATTTTTGGTTTATAATATTTTTTCCCAAAATCAGTTTCTTTTATTGTATGAAAAATTTCTTTATGATTTTTTTCTCCTAAATATGGTGGATTTCCTATTACTATATCATATTTTTCTTCTATTTTTTCATATAATGAATCACACTCTTTCAGGTTTAGTTTTCCAAAGACCCCATATTTAAAGAAAAGAGCCTCAGCTCTTTTTTCTAATAGTTTTAATGCATTTAGATCTACATCAAATCCTGTTATCCAATTTTCACTATATTTATATTCTCCAAAAATTTCCTTTGAAATTTTTAACAACTCCTCTAATATTGCTAACAAAAGATTTCCAGAGCCACATGATATATCTATTACTTTTATATTTAGTATATTCTCTTTCAAATTATTTTCTAAATATTTATTCAAAGCTACTTTACTCATGCTACTAGCATATTTTTCTGGTGTGTATATCTTATAATTGTATTCCACTTAATCCCTCCTAAAGAGCTTTAAGTTACCTTCACCCTCTATTAATATAACCCCATCTCTATATAAATCTAAAATTGCTAAAAATATATATACTAAATGAGTTCTATTTTCTGCTCGTCTAAAAAGTTCTAATACAACCTTTTCTGAAGAGTAAAGAATAACTTTTATTCTATCCATTTCCTCTTTTAAAGAATATCTTTTTTCAACCTCAATTTCTAGATACTCCTCATCTTTTGGCAAATATTTTACATAACTATTAAACATATCTTGAAGTTTTAGACTAGTTAAATCAAACTCC
This portion of the Cetobacterium somerae ATCC BAA-474 genome encodes:
- a CDS encoding helix-turn-helix domain-containing protein — encoded protein: METDKKNKKYKILEPFFKKEKKLREIEKETQISYATLKRWVSQYKDSGEKGLVKKTRVDKNTFKKVNEDVMEHLKTLYKEYHALPVTKLYEKAKKTLSSYNSMISYPTFFRIINNLDENIKQNSIKSVKKDKVYEYAIIQKAIPIPFFNNKNKIFYLTIFYNKE
- the ptsG gene encoding glucose-specific PTS transporter subunit IIBC, with the translated sequence MKIFAEVQKIGKALMTPVAILPAAGIFLAAGNKLGIPLMEQAGGIIFGNLPLLFAVGAAIGLVGGDGIAALAAIVALLIMNTTMGTLTDAANGIAAGNPAFAEVLGIPTLQTGVFGGLIAGIIAAICYKKFYKTELPAFLGFFAGKRLVPIMTAVLAFLVGLAMPYIWQPVQAGLAQLSYLANETNTNISTLLFGITERALIPFGLHHIFYAPFWYQFGEYTNNAGQIVNGDQAIWFAMLKDGVHSFSSATYSGAGKFLTGKFPFMMFGLPAAALAMYHEARTENKKMAAGILFSAALTSFLTGITEPLEFSFLFVAPILYGIHCIFAGLSFMLMNMFGVRIGMTFSGGVIDYIMFGVLPGTEGFETNWPMVIVVGLGFSVVYYFGFRFFIRKFNLATPGREVGAEVDDQPKAEGSELATLVLAALGGKENVISVDACITRLRLEVKDTALVNDAELKRLGASGVLKVGQNGVQAIFGAKAQFIANDIKGL
- a CDS encoding Eco57I restriction-modification methylase domain-containing protein, yielding MEYNYKIYTPEKYASSMSKVALNKYLENNLKENILNIKVIDISCGSGNLLLAILEELLKISKEIFGEYKYSENWITGFDVDLNALKLLEKRAEALFFKYGVFGKLNLKECDSLYEKIEEKYDIVIGNPPYLGEKNHKEIFHTIKETDFGKKYYKPKMDYFYFFIDKGIDILKDSGILVYLTTNYWLKADSAEGIREKMKFEGSFFRLENYSYSIFKDAIGQHNIIFYWQKNRENLEISVNDDGIEYSIEQENIFTEEHSKIALIPPFWKENIKKIREKSNVVLGDLVNINQGIVSGADKVFVFDEYKEEFKKYLKPFYKNRDIGKYEISKKPPFWIMYLNGKSKLDDVVTNYLLDYKSKLSMRREVINNRINWWELQWARDEDIFLKPKIIVRQRCKTNNFAYTEKEFYGSADIYYLTAKTEEVNLYYILGYLNSKIFFSWFNYIGKKKGKNLEFYSTPLKESPLYYPTIQDEIRYIENLVKKQLENYSENIQDEIDNYFSKVMNIKKMSEEN